In a single window of the Nocardioides sp. L-11A genome:
- the terL gene encoding phage terminase large subunit has protein sequence MTTAPDLMVEMIRTQLAPELRQRPWAAPGEMAQALDRTTVQTPALRKIDERLVAVRDGQCERQIINMPPQEGKSQRTSVWFPLWLLHGNPNLRIGIVSYGHDVARRFGRRIRDTLKANPDLGLQLSQSSQRQDEFELLGYQGGVVCVGVEGGLTSRPIDVLIIDDPYKDAKQADSKAWADTIKNFWSEVALPRLAPGAPVVLIQTRWREDDMAGWLQKEFADEWDVLNIPAQADHDPEKGETDVLGREPGEFMVSARGRTVKDWLKKIREVGSRAWNALYQGRPAPAEGTILKRGWWKRYDQPLWLEREDGSRIVTGFDDLVISWDLTFKKTEGTDYVSGQVWGRRGANAYLLDRVHGRMDFVETVAAVRRLAARWPQATLKLVEDKANGPAVISMLGRSVPGIVPVEPDGGKEARAAAVSPLVEAGNVWLPSSELAPWADDVIEQCAGFPTAAHDDDVDALSQALNRMILQPLLLDQLVVDEDLEPELEAFNITPY, from the coding sequence ATGACCACCGCCCCCGACCTGATGGTCGAGATGATCCGCACCCAGCTCGCCCCCGAGCTCCGCCAGCGCCCCTGGGCCGCACCCGGCGAGATGGCCCAGGCCCTCGACCGCACCACCGTCCAGACGCCCGCGCTCCGCAAGATCGACGAGCGCCTCGTCGCGGTCCGCGACGGCCAGTGCGAGCGGCAGATCATCAACATGCCCCCGCAGGAGGGCAAGTCTCAGCGGACCTCGGTCTGGTTCCCGCTGTGGCTGCTCCACGGCAACCCCAACCTCCGCATCGGCATCGTGTCGTACGGCCACGACGTCGCCCGCCGCTTCGGCCGCCGGATCCGCGACACCCTCAAGGCCAACCCGGACCTCGGCCTCCAGCTCTCCCAGTCCTCCCAGCGCCAGGACGAGTTCGAGCTCCTCGGCTACCAGGGCGGCGTCGTCTGCGTCGGCGTCGAGGGCGGCCTCACCTCGAGGCCGATCGACGTGCTGATCATCGACGACCCGTACAAGGACGCGAAGCAGGCCGACTCGAAGGCCTGGGCCGACACGATCAAGAACTTCTGGTCCGAGGTCGCGCTCCCCCGCCTCGCCCCGGGCGCTCCCGTCGTGCTGATCCAGACCCGCTGGCGCGAAGATGACATGGCCGGCTGGCTCCAGAAGGAGTTCGCCGACGAGTGGGACGTCCTCAACATCCCTGCCCAGGCCGACCACGACCCCGAGAAGGGCGAGACCGACGTCCTGGGCCGCGAGCCCGGCGAGTTCATGGTCTCCGCCCGCGGCCGGACGGTGAAGGACTGGCTGAAGAAGATCCGCGAGGTCGGATCCCGCGCCTGGAACGCGCTCTACCAGGGGCGCCCGGCGCCGGCCGAGGGCACGATCTTGAAGCGCGGCTGGTGGAAGCGGTACGACCAGCCGCTCTGGCTGGAGCGGGAGGACGGCTCCCGGATCGTCACCGGGTTCGACGACCTGGTCATCTCCTGGGACCTGACGTTCAAGAAGACCGAGGGCACCGACTACGTATCCGGTCAGGTCTGGGGCCGCCGCGGCGCGAACGCGTACCTCCTTGACCGTGTGCATGGCCGGATGGACTTCGTCGAGACCGTGGCCGCGGTCCGCCGGCTCGCCGCGCGGTGGCCGCAGGCGACGTTGAAGCTCGTCGAGGACAAGGCGAACGGGCCCGCGGTGATCTCGATGCTGGGCCGGTCGGTGCCCGGGATCGTGCCGGTCGAGCCCGACGGCGGGAAGGAAGCCCGCGCCGCGGCGGTGTCACCGCTGGTCGAGGCCGGGAACGTGTGGCTCCCCTCGAGCGAGCTCGCGCCGTGGGCCGACGACGTGATCGAGCAGTGCGCCGGGTTCCCGACCGCGGCGCACGACGACGACGTCGACGCGCTGTCCCAGGCGCTGAACCGGATGATCCTGCAGCCGCTGCTGCTCGATCAGCTGGTAGTCGATGAGGATCTCGAGCCCGAGCTCGAGGCCTTCAACATCACGCCCTACTAG
- a CDS encoding MT-A70 family methyltransferase, which produces MSARSTPRRFATILADPPWDVAQKGTLGAIRHYDLMTLDRIKAMPISDLATDDAHLWLWVTNATLRDGYDVADAWGFTVRSPLTWVKFRLGLGNYLRNSTEHLLFATRGRAPVRFKAQPTWMTAPVQDHSHKPEEQYALIERVSPGPYLELFARRHPPTSEPWAVWGNQIPSSVEIPGYPVPEYSI; this is translated from the coding sequence ATGTCCGCTCGCAGCACCCCACGCCGCTTCGCGACGATCCTCGCCGACCCGCCCTGGGACGTCGCTCAGAAGGGCACTCTCGGCGCGATCCGCCACTACGACCTGATGACTCTCGACCGCATCAAGGCCATGCCGATCAGCGACCTCGCGACCGACGACGCCCACCTGTGGCTCTGGGTCACCAACGCCACGCTGCGCGACGGGTACGACGTCGCCGATGCGTGGGGCTTCACCGTCCGCTCCCCGCTGACATGGGTGAAGTTCCGGCTCGGGCTGGGCAACTACCTGCGCAACTCGACCGAGCACCTGCTGTTCGCGACCCGCGGCCGCGCGCCGGTCCGGTTCAAGGCGCAGCCGACGTGGATGACCGCTCCCGTGCAGGACCACAGCCACAAGCCGGAGGAGCAGTACGCGCTGATCGAGCGGGTCTCCCCTGGCCCGTACCTCGAGCTGTTCGCCCGCCGGCACCCGCCGACCTCCGAGCCGTGGGCGGTGTGGGGCAACCAGATCCCGTCGTCGGTCGAGATCCCTGGCTACCCGGTGCCGGAATACTCCATCTGA
- a CDS encoding DUF6221 family protein has product MTDGATVSTMEDLVAFCLARIAEDEELLDWGNPVRIVVDPHGPGDASIPFHDRWKAECEAKRGLIEWAQGVEDLRALGDPAAPLQPHGEQVIRILAETWAGHQDYDPGWRPDGTA; this is encoded by the coding sequence ATGACCGACGGTGCGACGGTGAGCACGATGGAGGACCTGGTGGCGTTCTGCCTGGCCCGGATCGCGGAGGACGAGGAGCTGCTCGACTGGGGCAACCCCGTCCGGATCGTCGTGGACCCTCACGGTCCGGGAGACGCCTCGATCCCGTTCCATGACCGCTGGAAGGCTGAGTGCGAGGCCAAGCGCGGGCTGATCGAATGGGCCCAGGGCGTCGAGGACCTTCGTGCGCTGGGCGACCCGGCCGCGCCGCTACAGCCGCACGGCGAGCAGGTCATCCGGATCCTCGCCGAGACCTGGGCCGGCCACCAGGACTACGACCCCGGGTGGCGCCCCGACGGCACCGCTTGA
- a CDS encoding phage minor head protein, producing the protein MSTGTPEQPNPYAVEIALAAALAEITNAQDATITQAWAAAWSEISAELLDTLTEILTDAGRVNATAVVRFERFARVLAGIADHLDDLATALGVTVTNDLADVLDQAETGTVELIAAQRLARSVPGREVPTPALDAIVRRTTQQVTSTALPLADETYAIVLGELTRGVAAGDNPRQTAARMLQRAENHWNFGRSRAVTIARTETLDAYREGERVTQLAHADLLAGWVWVCHLGPRTCRSCLAMHGQVFDLEVPGPDDHQQGRCNRIPVVREEDGSVDLSWLPSAEDHFAALTPADQQAILGKAGWRAWVAGDFPIEQWTKRRTNDGWRDSQVPASPGDAGGRGGGDGRPGDSSPPEPPARVLPIDEHFVYDGALGSQGRNERFTYGALDRLGLIAPVDDPDLYFDDDELVVAEWLRGRGLAVRSVANADDLPKTPDAVIDGAKVTVEFKTLKADRMTTVRNAATEGRRQAERIVINGQPVGLPAGTADDAMGRILGLIGGVIEEIAILRGDGTSVGWTRG; encoded by the coding sequence GTGAGCACCGGCACCCCCGAGCAGCCCAACCCGTACGCCGTCGAGATCGCCCTCGCCGCGGCGCTCGCCGAGATCACCAACGCCCAGGACGCGACCATCACCCAGGCATGGGCGGCCGCCTGGTCGGAGATCTCCGCCGAGCTGCTCGACACCCTGACCGAGATCCTCACCGACGCCGGCCGCGTCAACGCCACCGCCGTCGTGCGGTTCGAGCGGTTCGCCCGGGTCCTCGCCGGGATCGCGGACCACCTCGACGATCTCGCCACCGCGCTCGGCGTCACCGTCACCAACGACTTGGCCGACGTCCTCGACCAAGCTGAGACCGGGACCGTCGAGCTGATCGCCGCCCAGCGGCTGGCCCGCAGTGTCCCGGGCCGGGAGGTCCCCACCCCGGCGCTGGACGCGATCGTGCGTCGTACGACGCAGCAGGTCACCTCGACCGCGCTCCCGCTGGCCGACGAGACCTACGCGATCGTGCTCGGCGAGCTCACCCGCGGCGTCGCGGCCGGCGACAACCCCCGCCAGACCGCGGCCCGGATGCTCCAGCGGGCCGAGAACCACTGGAACTTCGGCCGCTCCCGCGCGGTGACGATCGCGCGGACCGAGACCCTCGACGCCTACCGCGAGGGCGAGCGCGTCACCCAACTGGCCCACGCCGACCTCCTCGCCGGCTGGGTCTGGGTGTGTCATCTCGGGCCGCGGACCTGCCGATCCTGCCTCGCGATGCACGGCCAGGTCTTCGACCTCGAGGTCCCCGGCCCCGACGACCACCAGCAGGGCCGCTGCAACCGGATCCCAGTGGTTCGGGAGGAGGACGGGTCGGTCGACCTGTCGTGGCTGCCGTCGGCCGAGGACCACTTCGCCGCCCTCACCCCGGCCGATCAGCAGGCGATCCTCGGCAAGGCCGGCTGGCGCGCCTGGGTCGCCGGGGACTTCCCGATCGAGCAGTGGACGAAGCGGCGGACCAACGATGGCTGGCGCGACTCCCAGGTCCCCGCCAGCCCCGGCGACGCCGGCGGCCGCGGTGGCGGAGACGGCCGGCCCGGGGACAGCAGCCCACCGGAGCCCCCTGCCCGGGTGCTGCCGATCGACGAGCACTTCGTGTACGACGGGGCGCTCGGCTCGCAGGGCCGCAACGAGCGGTTCACGTACGGCGCCCTCGATCGTCTCGGTCTGATCGCGCCGGTCGACGACCCCGATCTGTACTTCGACGACGACGAGTTGGTGGTCGCCGAGTGGCTGCGCGGCCGCGGCCTCGCCGTGCGGTCGGTCGCGAACGCTGACGACCTCCCGAAGACGCCTGACGCCGTCATCGACGGCGCGAAGGTGACCGTCGAGTTCAAGACCCTCAAGGCGGACCGGATGACGACCGTCCGCAACGCCGCCACGGAAGGGCGACGCCAGGCCGAGCGGATCGTGATCAACGGTCAGCCGGTCGGCCTCCCGGCCGGGACCGCGGACGATGCGATGGGACGGATCCTCGGCCTGATCGGTGGCGTGATCGAGGAAATCGCGATCCTCCGCGGCGACGGCACGAGCGTAGGATGGACCCGTGGCTGA